A stretch of Sulfitobacter sp. THAF37 DNA encodes these proteins:
- a CDS encoding apolipoprotein acyltransferase, producing MIVIVLALVGALFGGLTARKRAGNRKDVAQYAAGYAIAFAIVGMILTVIIDRSLMG from the coding sequence ATGATCGTAATCGTTTTGGCGCTTGTCGGGGCCCTGTTCGGCGGGCTGACCGCGCGCAAACGGGCGGGCAACCGCAAGGATGTGGCGCAATACGCCGCCGGATATGCCATCGCATTTGCGATCGTCGGCATGATCCTGACCGTCATCATCGACCGCAGCTTGATGGGCTGA
- a CDS encoding OsmC family protein, which yields MAIKKSGSAKWTGDLKTGKGHVSTETGVLSDQPYGFNTRFEDGNGTNPEELIGAAHASCYSMALSMILGQSDLTPDSIQTTATVSLEEKDGGFAVTKVHLDVQATIPGASQEQFADAANAAKENCPISKLLNAEITMDANLS from the coding sequence ATGGCGATCAAGAAATCAGGCTCCGCGAAGTGGACAGGCGATCTGAAGACCGGCAAAGGCCACGTCTCGACCGAGACCGGCGTGCTGAGCGATCAGCCCTACGGGTTCAACACCCGGTTCGAAGACGGCAACGGCACCAACCCCGAGGAGCTGATCGGCGCTGCCCATGCGTCTTGTTATTCGATGGCGCTGTCGATGATTCTGGGCCAGAGCGACCTGACCCCCGACAGCATTCAGACGACCGCCACCGTGAGCCTTGAAGAAAAAGACGGCGGCTTTGCCGTGACCAAGGTGCATCTGGACGTTCAGGCGACCATTCCCGGCGCCAGTCAGGAGCAGTTCGCAGATGCGGCCAATGCCGCCAAGGAGAACTGCCCGATCTCGAAACTGCTGAACGCCGAGATCACGATGGACGCCAATCTGTCCTGA
- a CDS encoding DUF421 domain-containing protein, translating to MPDLPALIWPFFDAAFIIVTFIVLTRMQGLRSFSKMSGYDFGITVAMGSVLASVVVSKETDFVTGLAAMSALFLVQAVLSRRRVSSETVRNAMDNDALLIMKDGEIFEENLHRSRMTHGDLIAKLREANVFRLSDVRFAIFEQTGDVSVLHGHGDVDDAIMQGVQDRH from the coding sequence ATGCCCGATCTTCCCGCACTTATTTGGCCTTTCTTCGACGCGGCCTTCATCATCGTGACCTTCATCGTTCTGACCCGCATGCAGGGTCTTCGGTCGTTCTCGAAGATGTCGGGCTACGATTTTGGAATTACGGTGGCCATGGGCTCTGTCCTGGCGTCCGTCGTGGTGTCAAAGGAAACTGACTTCGTGACCGGTCTGGCTGCCATGTCCGCGCTGTTCCTTGTTCAGGCAGTCCTGTCCCGCCGACGTGTCAGTAGCGAGACTGTCAGGAACGCGATGGACAACGATGCGCTGCTCATCATGAAAGATGGGGAGATTTTTGAAGAGAACTTGCACAGGTCCCGGATGACCCACGGTGATCTGATCGCAAAGCTGCGCGAAGCGAATGTGTTTCGACTTAGCGACGTACGGTTTGCGATTTTCGAACAGACGGGGGATGTGTCGGTACTGCACGGGCATGGTGACGTCGACGATGCGATCATGCAGGGGGTGCAGGACCGCCATTAG
- a CDS encoding DUF6778 family protein gives MKTVKVFAAIGLAALVSACGAMPDVASRNVPLEMTPVPGQNTASIAQPQTQITPTRNLRVTRIDVRVPDSLSVSEANHYYPVADIVWRGDPLGDRHAQVQHIFEAALANGTRDLSGETDAVLDVEVTRFHSVTEKTRYSVGGVHNMEFKLTVLSAETGLPLGPTRVVETNLKAYGGKKAIEAESRGQTQKVRVTGHLAQVIRQELARPADAEAPKPGLALFRS, from the coding sequence ATGAAAACAGTGAAAGTCTTTGCCGCAATCGGCCTTGCCGCCCTTGTCTCCGCCTGTGGGGCGATGCCCGACGTCGCCAGCCGGAACGTCCCGTTGGAGATGACACCGGTGCCCGGCCAGAACACCGCGTCCATTGCACAGCCGCAGACGCAGATCACGCCGACCAGAAATCTCCGCGTCACACGGATCGACGTGCGCGTGCCGGACAGCCTGTCGGTGTCAGAAGCGAACCACTACTACCCTGTGGCCGATATCGTCTGGCGCGGTGATCCCCTCGGCGACCGGCACGCGCAGGTGCAGCACATCTTCGAAGCCGCGCTCGCCAACGGGACCCGGGACCTCTCTGGCGAGACCGACGCGGTACTGGACGTGGAAGTGACCCGCTTTCACTCCGTCACGGAAAAGACCCGTTACAGCGTCGGCGGGGTGCACAACATGGAGTTCAAGCTGACAGTCCTGTCCGCCGAGACCGGCCTGCCTCTGGGGCCGACCCGAGTTGTTGAGACCAATCTGAAAGCCTACGGCGGTAAGAAGGCGATCGAAGCCGAAAGCCGTGGGCAGACCCAGAAGGTGCGTGTTACCGGGCATCTTGCGCAGGTGATCCGGCAGGAACTTGCCCGGCCCGCCGATGCCGAGGCGCCGAAACCTGGCCTGGCGCTGTTCCGCTCGTAA
- a CDS encoding VWA domain-containing protein produces MFLPFFEQLRAHKVPVSMREFLAFLDGMAAGIATYDVEAFYYLARVSMVKDERNIDKFDQAFAAAFKGLENISLDDVLEAVDIPRDWLEKMAEKHLSEAEKAEIEALGGFDKLMETLKKRLEEQKGRHQGGSKWVGTAGTSPFGAYGYNPEGVRIGQKESRHQRATKVWDKREFRNLDDNVELGTRNIKVALKRLRRWARDGAQEELDLRGTIRATAEHGYLDVKTRPERRNAVKVLLFLDVGGSMDPHVKVVQELFSAAKAEFKHFEHFYFHNCLYEGVWKDNRRRWDAQISTHEILRTYGPDYKCIFVGDASMSPYEIAYPGGANEHWNPESGATWLTRARDQWQSNLWINPVPEKYWPYTQSISMIQEIFGPEAMVPMTLDGLSRGIKTMTR; encoded by the coding sequence ATGTTCCTGCCCTTCTTCGAACAGCTGCGCGCCCACAAGGTCCCCGTTTCCATGCGGGAATTCCTGGCGTTCCTGGACGGTATGGCTGCCGGAATTGCCACCTATGACGTGGAGGCGTTCTACTACCTTGCCCGCGTGTCGATGGTAAAGGACGAACGCAACATCGACAAATTCGACCAGGCTTTTGCCGCAGCTTTTAAAGGCTTGGAAAACATCAGCTTGGACGACGTTCTTGAAGCTGTCGACATCCCGCGCGACTGGCTGGAGAAGATGGCCGAAAAACACCTCAGCGAGGCCGAAAAGGCCGAGATCGAAGCTTTGGGAGGCTTCGACAAGCTGATGGAAACACTCAAGAAACGGCTTGAAGAGCAAAAGGGCCGCCACCAGGGCGGCAGCAAATGGGTCGGCACGGCAGGCACCTCGCCTTTCGGCGCCTATGGCTATAATCCCGAGGGCGTGCGCATCGGCCAGAAGGAAAGCCGCCACCAGCGCGCGACCAAGGTTTGGGACAAACGCGAGTTCCGCAACCTGGATGACAATGTCGAACTGGGGACACGCAACATCAAGGTGGCGTTGAAACGCCTGCGCCGCTGGGCCCGTGACGGCGCGCAGGAAGAACTGGACCTGCGCGGCACCATCCGCGCCACGGCGGAACACGGCTATCTCGACGTCAAGACCCGCCCCGAGCGGCGCAACGCGGTCAAGGTGCTGCTGTTTCTCGACGTCGGCGGCTCCATGGATCCGCATGTGAAGGTGGTTCAGGAACTGTTCAGCGCCGCCAAGGCAGAATTCAAGCATTTCGAGCATTTCTATTTCCACAACTGCCTTTACGAAGGCGTGTGGAAGGACAACCGCCGCCGCTGGGACGCGCAGATCAGCACCCATGAGATCCTGCGCACCTATGGGCCGGACTACAAATGCATCTTCGTCGGCGATGCGTCGATGTCGCCCTACGAGATTGCCTATCCCGGCGGGGCGAACGAACACTGGAACCCTGAAAGCGGCGCCACTTGGCTGACCCGCGCGCGCGACCAGTGGCAGAGCAACCTCTGGATCAATCCGGTGCCCGAAAAATACTGGCCCTACACCCAGTCCATCTCGATGATACAAGAGATCTTCGGTCCAGAGGCCATGGTTCCGATGACGCTTGACGGGCTGTCCCGCGGCATCAAAACGATGACCCGATAA
- a CDS encoding RSP_2647 family RNA methyltransferase, whose product MTAPHSPSRPTDGTSGTDLPVVRLMPKANARAIRHGFPWVYANELVTDRRTRKLDPGALALLEDADRQPLGLVAVNPNSKIIARILDRDPAAVIDQSWFEGHIARALDLRNRLFDGPFYRLIHAEADGLPGVVIDRFGDACVVQPNAAWAEALIEPLSAALVAVTGVTHVLKNASGRTRALEGLDDVNGVLAGVAPEGPVPVQMNGATYLADLTGGQKTGLYYDQRPNHAFAANLSRGARVLDVFAHVGGFSLAALASGAASAMAVDGSGPALELARGGAEAAGVADRFTTRQGDAFDVLAALRAEGAEFDVVICDPPAFAPARPALEAGLRAYERIARLAAPLVAEGGILGLCSCSHAADLAQFRVASVRGIGRAGRRGVLLHTGFAGPDHPQLPQLAESGYLKSLFFRL is encoded by the coding sequence ATGACAGCGCCCCATTCTCCTTCCCGCCCGACTGACGGCACTTCCGGCACTGACCTGCCGGTGGTCCGGCTGATGCCCAAGGCGAACGCCCGCGCGATCCGCCACGGCTTTCCTTGGGTCTATGCCAACGAACTGGTCACCGACCGCCGGACCCGCAAACTGGACCCCGGCGCGCTGGCGCTGCTGGAGGACGCGGACCGCCAGCCCCTTGGCCTTGTTGCGGTCAATCCGAACTCCAAGATCATCGCGCGGATATTGGACCGTGATCCGGCGGCGGTGATCGACCAGTCCTGGTTCGAGGGGCATATCGCGCGGGCGCTGGACCTGCGCAACCGTCTGTTCGATGGGCCTTTCTACCGCCTGATCCATGCGGAGGCGGATGGCCTGCCGGGGGTGGTGATAGACCGGTTCGGCGATGCCTGCGTGGTGCAGCCCAACGCGGCCTGGGCCGAGGCGCTCATCGAACCGCTCAGCGCCGCGCTGGTGGCGGTGACGGGCGTGACCCATGTGCTGAAGAACGCCAGTGGCCGGACCCGCGCGCTGGAGGGTCTGGACGACGTGAACGGTGTTCTTGCCGGTGTGGCCCCGGAAGGCCCCGTGCCGGTACAGATGAACGGCGCGACCTACCTTGCCGACCTGACGGGCGGGCAGAAGACCGGCCTATACTATGACCAGCGGCCCAATCACGCCTTCGCCGCCAATCTGTCGCGCGGGGCGCGGGTGCTCGATGTTTTTGCGCATGTGGGCGGATTTTCCCTCGCCGCGCTGGCCTCCGGTGCCGCAAGCGCGATGGCGGTGGACGGCTCCGGCCCCGCACTTGAACTTGCGCGGGGCGGGGCAGAGGCCGCAGGCGTCGCGGATCGTTTCACGACCCGGCAGGGTGACGCCTTTGACGTGCTGGCGGCGCTGCGCGCCGAGGGAGCCGAATTCGACGTGGTGATCTGCGATCCGCCCGCCTTTGCCCCCGCCCGCCCGGCGCTGGAGGCAGGCTTGCGCGCCTATGAGCGGATCGCGCGGCTGGCCGCCCCCCTGGTCGCCGAGGGCGGCATTCTGGGGCTGTGTTCCTGCTCGCACGCGGCGGATCTGGCGCAGTTCCGGGTGGCCAGCGTGCGGGGCATCGGGCGGGCCGGACGGCGTGGCGTGCTGTTGCACACCGGCTTTGCCGGACCGGATCACCCGCAACTGCCGCAACTGGCCGAAAGCGGCTACCTGAAATCGCTGTTCTTCCGCCTCTGA
- a CDS encoding M48 family metalloprotease, whose translation MIRVLPILLAILYALAMYRFSTWRTARELDAKSTRLADPALKEVSDRLARALDLPQIKVHIYEIDPVNGLAAPDGRIFITRGFYNKFRSGDVSAEEMASVIAHELGHVALGHSRRRMIDFSGQNAIRTVLAMVLGRFIPFVGVWIANMITTLLAARLSRGDEYEADAYAAALLTKAGIGVGPQISLFRKLEALTQSNHGTSPAWLLSHPKTEERVAALQKLEARWSR comes from the coding sequence ATGATCCGCGTTCTTCCGATCCTGCTTGCCATCCTCTATGCGCTGGCGATGTACCGGTTTTCCACCTGGCGCACCGCGCGCGAGCTGGATGCCAAGTCGACGCGCCTTGCCGATCCTGCGCTGAAGGAAGTCAGCGACCGGCTGGCCCGTGCGCTGGACCTGCCGCAGATCAAGGTTCACATCTACGAGATCGACCCGGTGAACGGGCTGGCGGCACCGGACGGGCGCATCTTCATCACCCGCGGGTTCTACAACAAGTTCCGGTCGGGCGATGTCTCGGCCGAGGAAATGGCATCGGTCATCGCGCACGAACTGGGCCACGTCGCACTGGGGCATTCGCGGCGGCGGATGATCGACTTTTCCGGCCAGAATGCCATTCGCACTGTGCTTGCCATGGTTCTGGGGCGGTTCATTCCATTCGTCGGCGTGTGGATCGCCAACATGATCACCACGCTGCTGGCCGCGCGGCTGTCGCGGGGGGACGAGTACGAGGCCGACGCCTATGCCGCCGCCCTGCTGACAAAGGCGGGGATCGGCGTGGGACCGCAGATTTCACTGTTTCGCAAGCTTGAGGCGCTGACGCAAAGCAATCACGGCACCTCTCCGGCGTGGCTGCTGAGCCACCCCAAGACCGAAGAGCGTGTGGCGGCCCTGCAAAAGCTCGAAGCGCGCTGGTCGCGCTGA
- a CDS encoding DUF2927 domain-containing protein, translating to MLLNACVPASDPDVATRAAVNTGASTLPPMKNFAASRPEAPVRSNNDLALDFIELSFQMESGRALPVLTRFEGPITLRVTGAPPPTLMPDLNRLLARLRNEAGIDITQSRSDTAHITIQAVTREDIRKVLPQAACFVTPNVTSIQDYRSARRLPRTNWTLLKTREKVAIFLPNDASPQEVRDCLHEELAQALGPLNDLYRLPDSVFNDDNVHTVLTGFDMLILRAYYDPALRSGMTRGQVAAALPAIFARINPKGTGKPARYATRTPEEWSRAIQTALGRQVSLKSRQNAAQKSIRIAAEMGWEDHRRAFAHYAMGRAIQSTDPELAQKHYLTADRYYALTPGTRLHRAYVATQLSAYAISTGDADRALRLIAPHIQTAEQSENAALLSTLLLLRAEALELQGRATEARGVRLDSVGWARYGFGPDWAVRAKLREIASLNPLKGS from the coding sequence ATGCTGCTGAACGCCTGCGTGCCCGCCTCCGACCCGGATGTGGCGACCCGTGCGGCAGTCAATACCGGCGCCAGCACGCTGCCGCCGATGAAGAATTTCGCCGCCAGCCGTCCCGAGGCTCCGGTGCGGTCGAACAACGACCTTGCGCTGGATTTCATCGAATTGTCCTTCCAGATGGAAAGCGGCCGCGCCCTGCCGGTGCTGACCCGCTTCGAGGGCCCGATCACACTGCGCGTCACCGGCGCACCACCCCCCACGCTGATGCCTGACCTGAACCGGCTGTTGGCGCGGTTGCGCAACGAGGCGGGCATCGACATCACGCAGTCGCGCTCGGACACGGCACATATCACCATTCAGGCCGTCACCCGAGAGGACATTCGCAAGGTCCTGCCGCAGGCCGCCTGCTTTGTCACGCCCAATGTGACGTCGATCCAGGACTACCGCAGCGCCCGCCGCCTGCCCAGAACGAACTGGACGCTGTTGAAAACGCGCGAAAAAGTCGCGATTTTCCTGCCCAATGACGCCAGCCCGCAGGAGGTGCGCGATTGCCTGCACGAAGAGCTGGCGCAGGCCCTGGGGCCGCTGAATGACCTCTATCGCCTGCCCGACTCGGTCTTTAACGACGACAATGTGCATACGGTCCTGACCGGCTTCGACATGCTGATCCTGCGGGCCTATTACGACCCGGCGCTTCGGTCCGGCATGACGCGCGGCCAGGTGGCCGCCGCCCTGCCCGCGATCTTTGCCCGGATCAACCCGAAAGGGACGGGTAAACCGGCGCGATATGCCACCCGCACGCCAGAGGAGTGGAGCCGCGCGATCCAGACCGCCCTGGGGCGGCAGGTCTCTCTCAAGAGCCGCCAGAACGCGGCGCAGAAAAGCATCCGCATCGCGGCTGAAATGGGCTGGGAGGACCACCGCCGGGCCTTTGCCCATTACGCCATGGGCCGCGCGATCCAGTCCACCGACCCCGAGCTGGCGCAAAAGCACTACCTGACCGCTGACCGCTACTATGCCCTGACACCGGGCACCCGCCTGCACCGGGCCTATGTGGCGACACAGCTGTCGGCCTATGCGATCTCGACAGGAGACGCGGACCGTGCCCTGCGGCTGATTGCACCGCATATCCAGACCGCGGAACAGTCGGAGAACGCGGCACTGCTGTCCACGCTGCTGCTGTTGCGCGCCGAGGCGCTGGAACTGCAAGGCCGCGCGACAGAGGCCCGTGGCGTCAGGCTGGACAGCGTCGGCTGGGCGCGTTACGGCTTTGGGCCAGATTGGGCCGTGCGGGCCAAGCTGCGCGAAATCGCGTCTCTCAACCCGCTGAAGGGCTCGTAA
- a CDS encoding RSP_2648 family PIN domain-containing protein, translating to MRVLIDTCVLYPTVMREMVLGVAAEGLFDPVWSARILEEWARAAVKLGPAGEAQARTEIALLRRDWPTAERPPAPGVAARLWLPDPNDLHVLAVAVDASADAIMTLNAKDFPKGTLAEEGLDRIDPDHHLAALWVDQPAAVERVAGRVLETARTLSGEAWEMRPLLKKARLPRLARALTR from the coding sequence ATGCGGGTCCTGATCGACACCTGCGTGCTTTACCCGACGGTGATGCGCGAAATGGTGCTGGGCGTGGCGGCAGAGGGGCTGTTCGACCCCGTATGGTCCGCCCGCATTCTTGAGGAATGGGCCCGTGCGGCGGTCAAGCTCGGCCCTGCAGGCGAGGCACAGGCGCGAACGGAAATCGCCTTGCTCCGCCGCGACTGGCCCACCGCCGAACGTCCCCCCGCACCAGGGGTGGCGGCGCGGCTCTGGCTGCCGGATCCGAACGATCTGCATGTCCTGGCCGTGGCGGTCGATGCCAGCGCCGATGCCATCATGACCCTGAACGCCAAGGATTTTCCCAAGGGAACCCTGGCCGAGGAAGGCCTGGACCGGATCGACCCGGACCACCACCTGGCCGCCCTGTGGGTCGATCAACCGGCGGCGGTCGAACGGGTGGCCGGCAGGGTTCTGGAGACCGCGCGCACCCTGTCGGGAGAGGCGTGGGAAATGCGGCCCCTGCTGAAGAAAGCACGGCTGCCCCGTCTGGCCCGCGCGCTGACCCGCTGA
- a CDS encoding glutamine-synthetase adenylyltransferase, which yields MTSTLEARVTRCPRPHELGRVADMKALTGDLPPAVRDLAIGAGACAPYLAELLEKERDWLADAVADPEAAVQAVIRTAATLAPDALSDGLRQGKRRVALMAALADLGGAWSLEDVTGALTDYADAACAAALQAGLVTQVRRNKLPGVTLDALDDAGGMVVLAMGKMGARELNYSSDIDLICLFDETRFDPEVFHEARSAFVRATRAMAATLGDLTGQGYVFRTDLRLRPDPSVTPVCLGMEAAERYYESLGRTWERAAYIKARPCAGDMAAGSRFLDDLRPFVWRKHLDFAAIQDAHDMRLAIREHKGLGGPITLPGHNMKLGRGGIREIEFFTQTRQLIAGGRDPDLRQRGTCAGLKVLAEKDWVPVAVAEELTDHYRAHRTVEHRLQMVRDAQTHDLPTSDDGFARLAAMMDMDVAVLREDLHRRLSAVHEMTEGFFAASRKGAETSAAPHAFDATILDRWPSYPALRSERGAEIFERLKPELLARLADAAKPDEALMAFDGFLAGLPAGVQLFSLLRANPQLADLLIDVVSTSPALATHLSRNAQVLDAVIGGDFFSDWPGEEALKAALKATLAREADYEARLDGTRRWAREWHFRIGVHLLRGLTDARTAGGQYADLARAVLSCLWPVVVEHFAERYGPPPGRGAVIMGMGSLGAGRLTATSDLDLLVIYDAEGQESSDGPRQLASRSYYARLTQAMVTAMTAPMSQGKLYEIDMRLRPSGNQGPVATSLTAFESYQREQAWVWEHLALTRADVVAGPYDLASTVHALRDAVLANGTDRGRVLSEVAQMRDRIAQAKAPAGPWDAKIGPGRLQDIELLAQAGALLSGTTARDIPQALDAAEGVGLISAEEAETLKQAYARCWALQCTGRLLSSEPVKERTLGQAGAAFLARAQGAADLAGLETQLQRTYDGAAAIIGRAIGSGEKGQTP from the coding sequence ATGACAAGCACGCTCGAAGCCCGTGTCACACGCTGCCCACGCCCCCATGAGCTGGGGCGTGTGGCGGATATGAAGGCGCTCACCGGCGATCTGCCCCCGGCAGTGCGCGACCTGGCCATCGGGGCAGGGGCCTGCGCACCCTATCTTGCCGAACTGCTGGAAAAGGAACGCGACTGGCTGGCCGATGCCGTGGCCGACCCCGAAGCCGCCGTTCAGGCGGTGATCCGGACAGCCGCGACCCTCGCGCCCGACGCGCTGTCAGACGGGCTGCGGCAGGGCAAGCGCCGGGTGGCGCTGATGGCGGCGCTGGCCGACCTTGGCGGGGCCTGGTCGCTGGAGGACGTGACCGGCGCGCTGACCGATTACGCCGACGCTGCCTGTGCCGCCGCGTTGCAGGCGGGGCTTGTGACGCAGGTGCGGCGCAACAAACTGCCGGGGGTCACGCTGGACGCTCTTGACGATGCGGGGGGCATGGTGGTCCTGGCGATGGGCAAGATGGGCGCGCGCGAGCTCAACTATTCCTCCGACATCGACCTGATCTGCCTGTTTGACGAGACCCGTTTCGACCCCGAGGTGTTTCACGAGGCGCGCAGCGCCTTCGTGCGGGCGACGCGGGCAATGGCGGCCACGCTCGGCGATCTGACCGGCCAGGGCTATGTCTTTCGCACCGACCTGCGGCTGCGCCCCGATCCTTCTGTCACCCCGGTTTGCCTGGGGATGGAGGCCGCGGAACGCTATTACGAATCGCTCGGCCGGACCTGGGAACGGGCCGCCTATATCAAGGCGCGGCCCTGCGCCGGGGACATGGCGGCAGGCAGCCGGTTTCTTGACGACCTGCGCCCCTTTGTCTGGCGCAAGCACCTGGATTTCGCCGCCATCCAGGATGCCCATGACATGCGCCTGGCCATCCGCGAGCACAAGGGGCTGGGCGGGCCGATCACCCTGCCGGGACACAACATGAAACTGGGACGCGGCGGCATCCGCGAGATCGAGTTTTTCACCCAGACCCGGCAGCTGATCGCGGGGGGGCGAGATCCGGATCTGCGCCAGCGTGGCACCTGCGCCGGTCTCAAGGTGCTGGCGGAAAAGGACTGGGTGCCGGTAGCGGTCGCGGAGGAGCTGACCGACCACTACCGCGCCCACCGCACGGTGGAGCACCGCCTGCAGATGGTCCGGGATGCCCAGACCCACGATCTGCCAACCTCCGACGACGGCTTCGCGCGGCTGGCGGCGATGATGGACATGGATGTCGCGGTGCTGAGAGAGGACCTGCACCGCCGTCTGAGCGCGGTTCACGAGATGACGGAAGGGTTCTTTGCCGCCTCGCGCAAGGGTGCTGAGACATCGGCGGCCCCGCATGCATTCGATGCCACGATCCTCGACCGTTGGCCCAGCTATCCCGCCCTGCGTTCGGAACGCGGGGCCGAGATATTCGAGCGGCTCAAGCCCGAATTGCTGGCGCGGCTGGCGGATGCGGCCAAGCCGGACGAGGCCCTGATGGCGTTCGACGGCTTTCTTGCCGGCCTCCCGGCGGGGGTGCAGCTGTTTTCCCTGCTCAGGGCCAACCCCCAGCTGGCCGATCTGCTGATCGACGTGGTCAGCACGTCACCCGCGCTGGCCACGCATCTGTCGCGCAATGCGCAGGTGCTGGATGCGGTGATCGGCGGCGACTTCTTCAGCGACTGGCCCGGAGAGGAGGCGCTGAAGGCTGCATTGAAAGCGACGCTCGCGCGTGAAGCGGACTACGAGGCGCGGCTGGACGGCACCCGACGCTGGGCGCGGGAATGGCATTTCCGCATCGGGGTGCATCTGTTGCGCGGGCTGACCGACGCGCGCACGGCAGGCGGCCAATATGCCGACCTCGCGCGGGCGGTGCTTTCCTGCCTGTGGCCGGTGGTGGTCGAACACTTCGCCGAACGCTACGGGCCCCCGCCGGGCCGGGGTGCGGTGATCATGGGCATGGGGTCGCTGGGCGCGGGACGGCTGACTGCGACATCGGACCTCGATCTGCTGGTGATCTACGATGCCGAAGGCCAGGAAAGCTCGGACGGGCCGAGACAGCTTGCTTCGCGCAGCTACTATGCGCGGCTGACGCAAGCCATGGTCACGGCGATGACCGCGCCCATGTCGCAGGGCAAACTCTACGAGATCGACATGCGGCTGCGTCCCTCGGGCAATCAGGGGCCGGTGGCGACGTCGCTGACCGCCTTCGAAAGCTACCAGCGCGAGCAGGCCTGGGTCTGGGAACACCTGGCGCTGACCCGTGCCGACGTGGTCGCAGGCCCTTACGATCTGGCCAGCACGGTCCATGCGCTGCGGGACGCGGTGCTGGCAAACGGGACGGACCGCGGCCGCGTGCTGTCAGAGGTCGCGCAGATGCGCGACCGGATCGCACAGGCCAAGGCGCCCGCAGGCCCCTGGGACGCCAAGATCGGGCCCGGCCGCCTGCAGGACATCGAACTGCTTGCCCAGGCCGGGGCGCTGCTTTCGGGGACCACCGCACGGGACATTCCGCAGGCGCTGGACGCCGCCGAAGGGGTCGGGCTGATCAGCGCCGAAGAGGCCGAGACCTTGAAACAGGCCTATGCCCGGTGCTGGGCGCTGCAATGCACGGGCCGTCTGCTGTCGTCCGAACCGGTAAAGGAACGAACACTTGGCCAGGCCGGTGCCGCCTTTCTCGCCCGTGCGCAGGGGGCGGCAGATCTGGCGGGACTGGAGACGCAGTTGCAGCGGACCTATGACGGCGCGGCAGCGATCATCGGGCGCGCGATCGGTTCGGGCGAAAAGGGGCAGACACCATGA